From a region of the Candidatus Jettenia caeni genome:
- a CDS encoding efflux transporter produces MDTYFHYQSIFQKNKTVIYIAGMFLFICLPCFWSTAPGGDPLNKIEDRNSKPVNRKISLGEAIAIAIEKNPQLQSARDQVDAATGALRQSKLYPNPVLDLLAEEVPTNEIGLNQSQNLVAITQPIITGGKRRLGIQVSEQLKERDTFERDTVLLQVMADTKKAFYRTIADQEGLSIAKETEKIAKQIYESEKVRFEAGEVPATNVLRGEVELSKARNLVFIAEGNLQNSIKELLTVMGIPEETLAGASGRLSTKPAELSLQDLESRMRNNQPFLKVSKKNIEIAETQLTLEKRQIIPDILVSAGYKRLSREELDTVQLGIEIPVPFFNRNQGNIQRGKALSKKAKHDNQSVYHDLLSQLKRNFNSYNVEKRRVLEYRDTILPKAEESLMLITRGYKEGEFDYMDLLDAQRTWADTRISYIESLKDLNLLIADIERLAVTKIGKQ; encoded by the coding sequence ATGGATACCTATTTTCATTACCAGTCCATTTTTCAAAAAAACAAGACCGTAATTTATATTGCGGGGATGTTCCTCTTTATCTGTCTACCCTGCTTTTGGTCAACAGCCCCTGGAGGCGATCCCCTGAATAAAATTGAGGACAGGAATTCTAAACCAGTAAACAGAAAAATTTCACTCGGGGAGGCTATTGCCATTGCTATTGAAAAAAATCCACAATTGCAATCGGCAAGAGATCAGGTTGATGCTGCAACAGGCGCTTTACGACAGTCAAAATTGTATCCGAATCCCGTCCTGGATCTTTTGGCTGAAGAAGTCCCTACCAATGAAATTGGGCTAAATCAAAGTCAAAACCTTGTGGCTATAACCCAGCCAATTATCACCGGGGGTAAGAGGAGACTCGGGATACAGGTGAGTGAGCAGTTAAAAGAGAGGGATACCTTTGAGCGGGATACTGTTTTGTTACAGGTCATGGCTGATACAAAGAAGGCATTTTACAGGACTATTGCAGATCAGGAAGGGCTTTCCATAGCAAAGGAAACGGAAAAAATTGCAAAACAAATTTACGAGAGTGAGAAAGTAAGGTTTGAAGCAGGCGAGGTTCCTGCAACGAATGTCCTCAGGGGGGAAGTAGAACTATCAAAAGCGCGGAACCTTGTTTTTATAGCAGAGGGAAATCTGCAAAATTCAATAAAGGAATTACTGACAGTAATGGGTATTCCGGAAGAAACCCTTGCCGGTGCGTCGGGAAGGCTTTCTACAAAACCTGCAGAGTTGTCGCTTCAGGATCTTGAATCCAGGATGAGGAATAATCAACCATTCCTTAAGGTATCAAAGAAGAATATTGAAATAGCGGAAACTCAGCTCACGTTAGAGAAGCGGCAAATTATACCTGATATTCTTGTATCCGCTGGTTATAAGCGGCTTAGTCGTGAAGAACTGGATACCGTCCAGCTGGGTATTGAGATACCCGTTCCGTTTTTTAATCGTAATCAGGGCAACATACAGAGAGGCAAGGCTCTCTCAAAAAAGGCTAAACATGATAATCAATCCGTTTACCATGATTTGCTCTCTCAGCTAAAAAGGAATTTTAACTCATACAATGTAGAGAAGAGACGTGTTCTTGAATACAGAGATACTATTCTGCCCAAGGCGGAAGAGTCACTTATGTTAATTACAAGAGGATATAAAGAGGGTGAATTTGACTATATGGATCTGCTGGATGCCCAAAGAACCTGGGCTGACACGAGGATTTCATACATAGAATCCTTAAAAGATTTAAACCTGTTAATCGCCGATATTGAAAGGCTGGCAGTGACTAAAATAGGGAAACAATAA
- a CDS encoding efflux transporter, with protein MTYLPTYKIRTITRVIIFFLLMGILPLANIFAHQGCQDTHKDEICPEHGVSERACSSCNPIMKGNTYEELLKKQCEHNISIIECDGCRYEVGAVKVDTSILGEVITIKEVESLDINASLIATGEVRPNRDRFVIVSPRIPGVVKEMFVDWGDYVRKGQKLALLDSIELGEARANYTKAMAMLRLAKKNYSREKSLYDQNISSKKHFLEAESAYEQAEIELKALKEKLLLIGQQERDIRNITEDSVSPFFILTAPFDGTVIEKNVAIGELKDAFTSVVTLTDLTHLWVWFDVYEKDIQKVKIGNNVMISVASYPGEQFEGIVTYIGAVVDEKTRTVKVRAEVDNRHEKLKPGMFARVMLQLSPKTGNNAPVIPEETVQTDGQKHFVFVSFDKGYFLRRDVILGSRANGYVKVISGLNDNDRVVVKGGFLLKSEIMKERFGEGCAH; from the coding sequence ATGACATATTTACCAACATATAAAATACGAACGATTACACGGGTAATTATTTTTTTCCTCCTTATGGGAATCCTTCCCCTTGCGAACATCTTTGCGCATCAGGGTTGTCAGGATACGCATAAAGACGAAATATGCCCTGAGCATGGCGTTTCAGAAAGAGCATGTTCTTCGTGTAACCCTATTATGAAAGGCAATACGTATGAGGAACTGTTAAAAAAACAATGTGAACATAATATCTCCATCATCGAGTGTGACGGGTGTCGCTATGAGGTTGGAGCCGTTAAGGTTGATACATCGATACTGGGAGAGGTTATTACCATAAAAGAAGTTGAGTCGTTAGATATCAACGCCTCTCTCATTGCAACCGGTGAGGTACGGCCAAACAGGGACCGTTTTGTTATCGTTTCTCCCAGAATACCCGGAGTCGTTAAGGAGATGTTTGTAGACTGGGGAGATTATGTGAGGAAGGGGCAGAAACTGGCCCTGTTGGACAGTATAGAGCTTGGAGAGGCAAGGGCTAATTACACAAAAGCGATGGCGATGCTGAGATTGGCAAAGAAGAATTATTCGAGGGAAAAATCTCTCTATGATCAAAATATTTCTTCAAAAAAACATTTTCTGGAGGCCGAAAGCGCTTACGAGCAGGCGGAGATAGAGTTAAAAGCGCTAAAAGAAAAGTTACTGCTCATAGGCCAACAGGAACGTGATATCCGGAATATAACAGAAGATTCTGTTTCTCCGTTCTTTATCCTCACAGCTCCTTTTGACGGTACGGTAATTGAGAAAAATGTTGCCATTGGCGAACTGAAGGATGCCTTTACTTCTGTTGTTACCCTCACGGATCTTACCCATTTATGGGTATGGTTTGATGTTTATGAGAAAGATATTCAAAAGGTTAAGATAGGAAATAATGTAATGATATCGGTAGCCTCTTATCCAGGAGAACAATTTGAGGGTATTGTTACGTATATAGGAGCTGTGGTTGATGAAAAGACACGTACCGTGAAGGTTCGGGCTGAGGTAGACAATCGCCATGAGAAGTTAAAGCCCGGCATGTTTGCCAGGGTAATGCTCCAACTTTCACCAAAAACAGGTAATAATGCGCCGGTAATACCAGAGGAAACTGTCCAGACAGACGGGCAAAAACACTTTGTCTTTGTGTCATTTGATAAGGGGTATTTTCTGAGAAGGGATGTAATCCTGGGATCCCGGGCAAATGGCTATGTGAAGGTTATCAGTGGCTTAAACGATAACGATCGTGTGGTTGTTAAAGGTGGTTTTCTTCTCAAATCTGAAATTATGAAGGAAAGGTTTGGGGAGGGGTGCGCGCACTAA
- a CDS encoding heavy metal efflux pump — translation MGRGARTNLMINRLIEYGLKQGFLVIVVICVIIGLGLYYIVHLPIDAVPDVTTNQVQINTEVPGLGPVEAEKLITFPIEFSMSSLPDVVEVRSLSKTGLSQVTVIFADYVNIYFARQLVLERLQTAKDQLPQVFMAQPVMGPISTGLGEIYQYVITGKGKDAMELRTIQDWIIRPRLLTTPGVIEVNSFGGFVKQYQVLVDPQKLITYDITLRQVFDALAANNANAGGQYIEHASEQYLIRGIGLIDTMQDIENIIVHATEEGTPIYIRNVADVVLGPEVRYGAVTKDGKGEVVTGIAMMLKGENSRTVVERVKQKVEEIRQNLPEGVDIIPFYDRADLVSNVIHTVITNVISGILLIIIVLTLTVGNWRVSLLVAFSVPLTIFLTFSGMYYAGIAATVMSVGSLGFGNITDGSVCTVENILQRLTLRKSNKSYKETIQHAAQEVGRPIFFAVSIIIIIYLPLLTLRGVEGKMFKPVALTVSLAMLSSLFVALAIMPTLCSLSFRKGTKTRAHTEETDNRIMQFLKNRYRPLLQKVVSHPRLTLSIAASCFLASLALVPFLGSEFMPELDEGAIAINVVRLPSVSLKESVDLSALIEKALMKYPEVETVVSKTGRPEIATDPMGQEISDVFVMLKPKKTWQTARTKEGLIARMEEDLEKIPGMRYSFSQPIKLRVSELIAGVRSDIAIKLFGEDFEVLKSKAEEIERVVTSIRGAEDVKAEQVAGLPVIQIKINRSAIARYGINVSDIQDVITTAIGGKAASQVLEGQMRFDLVVRFTEEARNNIEEIKNILISTPGGVRVPLIQLADISLEEGPAQVSRENGHRRIVVECNVRDRDIGSFVSETQKKIQERVDIPSGYYLDWGGQFENMQQARNRLAIVIPISMGLIFILLYMSFRSFKNAALIYINVPFAATGGIVALFLRNMPLSVSAGVGFISLFGLCVLNGTVMVSCINEFLQKGKETRDTVVEAATTRLRPVVITVITDIIGLLPMTMSTDVGAEVQKPLATVIVGGVCFSSFLTLFVIPSLYQWFPKRIEFA, via the coding sequence TTGGGGAGGGGTGCGCGCACTAATCTCATGATCAACAGACTTATCGAATATGGATTAAAGCAGGGATTCCTTGTTATTGTCGTAATATGTGTCATTATAGGGCTCGGTTTATACTACATTGTCCATTTGCCGATTGATGCCGTCCCTGATGTTACCACAAATCAGGTACAGATTAATACTGAGGTACCTGGGCTCGGTCCCGTTGAAGCGGAAAAGCTTATTACGTTTCCTATTGAATTTTCCATGAGTAGTTTACCAGACGTTGTGGAAGTACGCTCCCTTTCAAAGACAGGGCTTTCTCAAGTCACGGTAATATTTGCTGACTATGTAAACATCTATTTTGCCCGCCAATTAGTTTTGGAACGTTTACAAACGGCAAAAGACCAGCTCCCGCAGGTTTTCATGGCTCAGCCTGTTATGGGGCCAATTAGCACAGGTCTTGGAGAGATCTATCAGTACGTGATTACTGGTAAGGGCAAAGATGCTATGGAACTCAGGACCATCCAGGACTGGATTATCAGACCCAGGCTGCTCACCACACCAGGGGTTATTGAGGTCAATAGTTTTGGTGGTTTTGTAAAGCAGTACCAGGTGCTGGTAGATCCCCAAAAGCTTATCACCTATGATATCACCCTCCGTCAGGTCTTTGATGCCCTGGCTGCCAATAATGCAAATGCCGGCGGGCAATACATAGAACATGCCTCAGAACAGTATCTCATAAGGGGAATAGGTCTTATTGATACCATGCAGGATATTGAAAATATCATCGTTCATGCGACGGAAGAGGGCACTCCCATTTATATAAGAAATGTAGCAGATGTGGTATTAGGTCCTGAGGTGCGCTATGGAGCAGTTACCAAAGATGGTAAAGGAGAGGTCGTTACGGGAATTGCCATGATGCTCAAGGGTGAGAATAGCCGTACTGTAGTGGAAAGGGTAAAGCAAAAGGTTGAAGAGATCAGGCAAAACCTGCCGGAAGGTGTTGATATCATACCATTTTATGATCGGGCTGATCTTGTCAGCAATGTTATTCATACGGTTATTACCAACGTCATCTCAGGTATCCTCCTGATTATTATTGTTCTTACCCTGACGGTAGGAAACTGGCGGGTATCACTCCTTGTGGCTTTCTCCGTACCTTTAACGATCTTTTTAACATTCTCAGGTATGTATTATGCAGGGATTGCTGCTACAGTAATGAGCGTTGGCTCTCTGGGGTTCGGCAATATTACCGATGGTTCAGTGTGTACTGTGGAAAATATCCTCCAACGCCTTACCCTCAGAAAAAGTAACAAGAGTTACAAGGAAACAATACAGCATGCAGCCCAGGAGGTGGGGCGCCCCATCTTCTTTGCCGTGAGCATTATCATTATTATTTATTTGCCCCTCCTGACCCTCCGGGGTGTTGAAGGCAAGATGTTTAAGCCCGTGGCACTTACCGTAAGTCTTGCTATGCTCAGTTCCCTTTTTGTTGCCCTGGCCATCATGCCTACCCTGTGCTCGCTTAGCTTCAGAAAGGGGACAAAGACAAGGGCGCACACGGAGGAAACGGATAATCGGATAATGCAGTTCTTAAAGAATCGTTACAGGCCGCTATTACAGAAGGTTGTATCTCATCCCAGGTTAACCTTAAGTATTGCGGCCTCATGTTTCCTTGCAAGTCTTGCTCTTGTTCCCTTTTTGGGTTCAGAGTTTATGCCCGAATTGGATGAAGGCGCTATTGCAATCAATGTGGTACGCCTGCCCAGTGTTTCTTTAAAGGAATCAGTAGATCTCTCTGCCCTTATAGAAAAGGCCCTTATGAAGTATCCGGAGGTAGAGACGGTTGTATCCAAGACAGGGCGGCCAGAAATTGCCACAGATCCTATGGGGCAGGAAATTAGTGATGTTTTTGTGATGCTCAAACCGAAGAAGACGTGGCAGACGGCAAGGACCAAAGAAGGCCTCATTGCCCGTATGGAAGAGGATCTGGAAAAGATACCAGGCATGCGATACAGTTTTTCACAACCCATTAAATTACGGGTTAGCGAGTTGATAGCCGGCGTTCGTTCTGATATTGCCATTAAGCTTTTTGGTGAGGATTTTGAAGTATTGAAGTCAAAAGCTGAAGAGATTGAACGGGTTGTTACTTCTATCCGGGGAGCTGAAGATGTGAAGGCGGAACAGGTGGCGGGATTACCGGTGATACAAATAAAGATTAACAGAAGCGCAATTGCCCGTTACGGGATCAACGTATCGGATATACAGGATGTTATTACAACAGCCATTGGCGGCAAGGCTGCATCGCAGGTACTGGAAGGTCAGATGCGATTTGACCTTGTGGTTCGTTTCACTGAGGAGGCAAGGAACAACATAGAGGAAATTAAAAATATCCTGATTAGTACCCCAGGCGGTGTGCGTGTGCCACTTATTCAACTGGCTGATATCTCTCTTGAGGAGGGACCGGCGCAGGTCAGCCGTGAGAACGGGCATCGCCGTATCGTGGTCGAGTGTAATGTGCGGGACAGGGATATCGGCAGCTTTGTGTCAGAGACGCAGAAGAAGATACAGGAGAGGGTAGATATCCCGTCCGGGTATTACCTCGATTGGGGCGGTCAGTTCGAGAATATGCAGCAGGCGCGGAATCGCCTCGCAATCGTTATCCCCATTTCCATGGGATTGATTTTCATACTCCTTTATATGAGTTTCCGTTCTTTTAAAAATGCTGCCCTTATCTATATAAACGTTCCTTTTGCAGCAACAGGCGGGATTGTGGCGCTGTTCTTAAGGAATATGCCTTTAAGCGTTTCTGCGGGGGTGGGATTTATTTCTCTCTTCGGGCTCTGCGTATTAAACGGCACGGTCATGGTATCGTGTATTAATGAATTTTTGCAAAAAGGAAAAGAGACGAGAGATACCGTCGTAGAGGCTGCTACAACACGACTGAGACCTGTCGTGATAACTGTTATAACAGACATTATTGGATTATTGCCGATGACCATGTCTACTGATGTAGGGGCTGAGGTACAGAAACCCCTGGCAACCGTGATCGTTGGCGGGGTATGTTTCTCAAGCTTTTTAACCCTTTTCGTGATCCCTTCCCTCTATCAATGGTTTCCGAAAAGGATTGAGTTTGCATAA